The following DNA comes from Candidatus Dormiibacterota bacterium.
CGGCACGCGAGGTGCACATGGCGACCCTGGCGGCGGTGTAGGCGGGTCACCTCGCCGGACGGAAGCGGAAGTACGCCCAGAGCGTCACCGAGGCCGCGCCGAAGCCGACGAACAGCAGGATCAGCGTGACCACGCCCCCGCGGGCCTCCGCCAGGTATCCGCTGCGAGGGTCGAGGAGCACGTGCAGGAGACCGAAGACACCGGCACCGAACAGTGCCGCCCAGGCCAGGCGGCTCCAGGCGACGATCTTCTCGCCGTCGAGGAAGCGCAGCGGCACCAGGCCGAAGGCCATGGTCTCCAGCCCCACCACGAAGATCATCGCCAGCATCGCGTCCAGCAGCAGGATGCCGAAACCCGCGCCGGGCTGCTCCGCAGCGGCCTTGATCGGCGTCCACGCCAGCCAGGCGACGATGCTGATGCCGAACAGGACGGCGGTCGAGAGTGCGACCGCGCGACCCTCGGCCCTCTCCGAGAACTCACCCTCGAAGGTGTAGGCCGCGAGCAGACCGTAGACATAGCCCGGATGCACGCCGGCGACCCTCGAGATCGCAACGCACACCGCGGCGATGGGCAGGGTCCACGGCAGCATCCTGAGCCGGGGCGCCTCACCGTGCACGGCCCGGAGATGCAGGATCCCCGGCAGGTTGAACCCGAGGGTCACGACGATCAGGGCCACGGTCAGGCCCAGATAGAGGGCCAGGGACGGCGAGCCCAGACCGAG
Coding sequences within:
- a CDS encoding FGLLP motif-containing membrane protein, which codes for MGSVEGVRQVSTSAPVLLTNALLALGLLVLIPFPSELFDSTLKAHSEEVRRWFRFIPRGPGGPRAGAGRVRRWMAFSGFTLAAAALYSLLDPGLGLGSPSLALYLGLTVALIVVTLGFNLPGILHLRAVHGEAPRLRMLPWTLPIAAVCVAISRVAGVHPGYVYGLLAAYTFEGEFSERAEGRAVALSTAVLFGISIVAWLAWTPIKAAAEQPGAGFGILLLDAMLAMIFVVGLETMAFGLVPLRFLDGEKIVAWSRLAWAALFGAGVFGLLHVLLDPRSGYLAEARGGVVTLILLFVGFGAASVTLWAYFRFRPAR